GAAAGCAGGACGTGCAGTCCGCAACTGGGAAGTCACGCTTCGCCGTCACGGGGGGACACCGAGCGGGGAAGCGAAGGCAaagagcgagagggagaaggccACCGCTTCCCCCGTAGCGCTTGCCAATTTCGCGAAGCacagggaggggggggggtcatGGTCAGCGGCAGTGCGCCTCTCGGTGACAGACTCTGTCGGCCGAACTCGCGtggcggagaggcgcacCCAAGTGTCGCGCCCcttggcgccttcgccgaccGACTGCAGACAGCTGGGACGAGTCTACCCTGCGCGAAGGGGTGACCCGCCTtgtttcctttttttttctccttttcaGTGCGGGGGACCTACGGCTTGATGTCGAGGTCTCGGGCCCCTGGCATCGAGACTAGTTGAAACGCGTCCGGTGGCTGCGCCAGTGAGACAGTGCCCGGTCGCTCCTCGCACCGTGCTGCCGCGCTAACAACCCACGAGGTCTACACATACCCCTTCCCCCTCACTGCTTAACGTGCCCTTTTGACTCACAGTGCACATTTCGTTACTCGAGACCATCTTCTCaactccttcgccgcgcccagcaAGACACGACGTGCCGACCGGCGCGCCTTGCCAGTGTCTGCGCACCGTGTTTCACCTGTTCGGTTTGAAAGGAAGTGGGAGGGGGAATgcgggagagagggggggtAGCCGCGTGTCCTCGGCCTTACAGCTGCGACCTGGTTTGCCGGAATGCCAGTTGCCTGCCCTTGAGCATCTTCAGGTCGATGGCGGGTCCATTCGCTGCTGACCCTTGCTGTTTGCGTTCTTTCCTCAGCGCGCTGGGCAAGAAACGCATCATGAGCCTGAAGAAATCTGGACGCATCGTGGTGCTCCTTGCCTTCGCCTTCACGGTCCTCGGCATGAGCGCCTGGATCCGTCGCTGCAGACCGTCGCGTTCTGGACTGCCGGCGCAGGACggcaggacgccgcggctcctcgccgccggcggcgacgaagacaaAGCCAGGAGCAGTGAAGGCAGTGGCGAATGCGTAAGCCATCTTGTGCTGCGGAGTTCCCGGCGAACTTCTCTATCTGGTGGTGCTGCTGAGTGCACGCGAGAAACGTGTACCAAGGCGACGAGCTCCCAGCTCTGGATATCAGGATTAGTCAAAAAAAACAGGGGATGGGGGGGAAGATTtaggggggggagggcagTGAACTGCATCAGCGCCAATAGCGATAGCGAGTCTTTAGCTAGAATGGCGTGGTGAGGCCGGACGGCACCGGGGATCCCAGCACGCCGTCGTTTAAGAAGAAAATCACACGCCGCTTCAATGTGACAGGCAGTAAGACCTTTATTGCACGGGATGAACCCGGTGCTCGCGTGACCCACCTGTTCGCTGTGCAAGGTACGGAGGCGCAGTCACTGAATCGGCAGTGCCAACCACTCCCAGCCACGGCGAAAACACAGAACACTTCCGTGTGTAACAAGGCGTTGTTCTCCCGCGCGTGATATCTGCTCAGCCATCGAGTCCAGTACGCAATTCTCTCACCGGCGAACACTGTCTGGTTCGATGCTCCTggacggcgcggcctgcggcgcagaagcgggGCCCCTCTGGCCACTTGACGTGGGTTCCACAAGTGGATCAGGCGAGGTGCGTTCATCGTTGGACGATGCACCTTCGTCGGCAATCTATGAGTGCGATCAAACAGGTTCGGCACTCGACCATGACGCTGAAAAGCCCCGTGATCTGGGGATCCGAGGATGTCGTGCCGCATCTATCCCGTTAAGCAGCACTCTAGAGTGGGCGCCCTGTCCTCGCCAGCTCGCTCCGGCGCAGGATGGGACGTGGCCTTGCACCGCTGGCTGCGCTCTATGGTTTGTCAACCTGACGCATCCCCAGAAGGTGAGCACGCAGTCGTTTTAGAGCAGTGAGAGCGACCGTGCTGGCTGGTCAGAAGTGAAGCATTCAGTTTTGTGCCGTGCCTCGGGTCTGGGTCATTCGAGCGCCCCTGGCACTGAGCATTGTGGAGAACTACCGTGAGGTCCTGAGCTTGTGAACGTTGAGGGCGTGGAGAATTGAAGGACCCTGCTTCTCATGGCTCCAATCACAGAGAGTAAGTTATGGAAAGCGACCGACGCGGGGGGCAGCCGCGGTGATGGGGTCACCGCCACGCCGCTTCTAGGTAAGTCgtggggaggggagggggcgggaggaGAGGGTGGAGCACACCCCGCAGTGGGTACTCTTGGCATTGTGtccggcgcgaggagatcGACGATTCTGCTCAAAGCGCCGACAACGTTGCCACTGATGACTGCACGGCACAACCCCGTGGCGGCATGCACGTTTTGGACTCCACTACGGTAGCAGCCAGGCTGCCTGAACAGCTGGACGATGTCCTCTTCGTGCAGCGTCATACAGTCCTGGACACAGAATCCGGTCTGGTTGACCCGCGGGAGTTGAGTCAGCTTTATCTCCGAGACACAGGAAGCGCGATATTGAACCAGTGGGTGCAAGCTCACAGAAAGGGGCTGGATTCGTCTGCGAAAGGTGTGCCCTCGGGAGTTTTTCCACTTCCTAGCTATGTGGCATGTGTGTTTCTCGACGCAGAGAGTATGCTGTTTCCCTTTTGAGCCTCCGGCGGGACCACTGACACCAGACAGCTTACTTTGCCCTATCCATCGTGCAAGAAGGAAGACTATTGCACCTGCTTTGGTCCCCCAGTACTTGACGGTTTTGCCACCGCCAGCGAGTGCGTTTACTTCATGGTCACGGTTGGCAggcagagggagacagcAGACGTGGCGTCTTCTCCAGAAACGCCAAGCAGAGGCGCACTGCGATTGTAGTTAAGCCAGGTGCACTAGTAACGAAGAGTGCCATACAGCATAGTTCAGGACACTGTCGCGCCGGTGAGAGGGCCGCCCGGGAACCGTAGCGTAGTGGGGACCGTGCCCCATTCCGCTGAGCGGACGTAGCCGCCACATTGCGGCTCTTTGTCAGGTGCGATGCCTCTTCGTAGGGAAACGAGACGGAAGTACGCAGATCATTACTCAGCCTGGGGTCGGTTCTGGTGCGCCACATCGCGCAAGCGTCCAGTCACTCCGAACGCGAACGACTCGCCAATCATCCCGCTTTCATGGCCCCGCTGCGCCAGACACCGCGCACTGGACACCACGCGTGGCTGTTTAAAACCGCGTCGGCACTGACAGCAGATGAGACGCATGACGTCGTACAAGCACAAATTCGAGCCAGAAATGTGGTGACGCCTGGTGTCGATCTGCCAGGACGGAGCTGTGAGTGTGACacgaagacggagaggaaaGACCGCGAAGCGTCTAACTCCGTGTGGTgtgcctcgccggcggcgagcagctctCAGCGCTGTCCCAGGGCAGGCAGTAGACCATGACCAGTCGGGACGGGgatgcggccgccggcggccgtcgTCGGTATTCCTTTGGAACCGTCGGTGTGGAGAGCCACTCAGACTAGTGTCAGCGTGTGCCAGCAGTATAGGTAGAACCGCGGATAGCGTCTCACATTCAGAGGCGGTTCTTtctgcctgctgcggcggcgcgtcctgAAGCAAGGCGGGctgggggagaggggggtgCCTGGCACACCGATGGACCGGTCGCGCCcgatgcggcggcggcgtttgAAGAGAGTGGGAGATCTGTGTGGTGGCAACGACACCCTGTGGGCGTTGTCGGTTGTGTGGCATCCAGGTTGCCGGAGTGAGCGAGTGAAGCGCCTGCTCAACAGACTGGACGCCTTGGCGTCTGGGACGCGCGTGTCACTTGGTGCATTCAGTGAGGCGTATGTCTTCAaccgcgtcgctggcggtTCTTTGGCCGGACGCGTCGTTCGTCCAGTGAAGtacgaagaggcagcgcaggAGTGGAGGGGAATAGTATCTCTTCGTCGAGTGCCGCGGTTGCGCTCTTCAGCCTTCGGGAGTGAGTcctggcgacgcgcgaaaGGCCTGCGGGGCTTCGCCGCTAGTTGCTGCAGTTAGAAATTTGCGGACCTCTGAGTAACGAATCCAATGAAAGCTAGTGCTAACGACATCTCGCATGCAAGACGTCGTACAAGCACAATTCGAGCCAGAAATGTGGTGACGCCTGGTGTCGATCTGCCAGGACGGAGCTGTGAGTGTGAACAGCACCTTACCGATTTCGTATGCGAGCACGCTCTGACACTGCCGTGTATTCCTCGGTGTGAAAGCTAAATGACATCAGTCTCTCTTTTGCACCAATGTATACATTCATACATAATATTGCAGTAAGCTGGTAAGCCTGACGCAAGGCTTGATTGAGTGCGACTGGGGATTGGGCCCCGACCAAAAAGTGAATGGGTTGTCACGTCTCGAGCGGGCTGCCACGAGAGGcacagacgctgcagcaTTGTCAAGGCTCGGAGTGTTTCTAGTGCGCTCAATCCCGGAAAACCACACTGACAGTGAAGGAATCAGGTGTTTGGCTTTTCGTTCCTCTTATGCCTTAACTCAGAATCGGCGCGTAAGCATCCGGGCCGCGACCCACGTTTTCGCGCCTGTTTGCGCTGGTACAGGGGTCACCTAAGCTGACTGAGCAACTGCCTGAAACAAAACAACCCACTTCATGCAGAGCCTCTGTACATGCCGGGTACACATGCCTCCCATCTACTGAGGTGACAGAGCCGTCGAGCCGCGACGTAGCTTAGTACGCCTTCGTTGGCGCTCGGTTTACGCGTGGTGCAGGGAGTCGCTCTATGTCTCTGAAGCTGCCGGCTGTGTTGAGTTGAGTTTACTGTCTGCTTCACATGCTAGCATACACAatcttctctgcgcgctcaTTTGGGCGACGTCGTTCTGCGTGGAAACAAACGAGCATGCCTGGTTCGGTTGTAGCGTCTAGACTCGTAGTCGAACCAGGAATTAGATGTAGAGAAGCAAGACATGGATCACTGGATAAGGCATGACTCGGAATGTGTGAGCATATTCCTCTATAAAACAACTTGTTCTCCACAGTGATCTTCCCTCGACACCCACGATTCCTTTGATCTACGCGCAACAAATGGAGCGGGAGTGACAGGAATGAAGTATCAGTTCTCATAAAAATCAAGTTGCTGATGATGTTGGTCGAGTTAGGAGGGGTGGCGCCAGGTAACGCGCTGCGCTGTTTGTAGACCTTCGGTCCTCCTCAGAAAACATGCGACTGTGACAGCGGGTACGTCGAGCCTTCTAGAGCCTTGTGCAGCGACCAGTGTTGGGCAGAGTTCTAAGACACGATCTTACAGGCGCCGTGACCTCGAAGCATGCAGCTGTTGTAGGAATCTGCGTCTGACCCAGCGGTTTCCTTGTCTGCTTAGCCAGTATGTCGAGCACACGCGGGACCTAGTGAGTTCGCCACTCTTGGAAACTGAGTATTATGTTGTTAGATGATGCTGCAAAACCAACGCTATATGGATCAAAGTGTGAGGCGGCCACGCAGCGCTGACCGAAATTTCCTGGTGGGGGTCAGCACTGACAGCTTATTGATCGCACTGAGCACCGCTCCTCTGCTCTTGTGTTTGTCGCCGAATCTGTACGTCATTCTTCCATGGCAATCCACGGCTCCTTTCCGCCGTTCCATGGGTTACTGGAAGTGTTTCTAGTGTGACTACCCAACTGTGCCGCGCGCGATATGGAAGCAGTTCGTACGTCAGATAACGCAAATAATCGAGAAATCGGCGGCACCTTCCAGGCCCGAAGCCTTTACCTTCGACCCTTGCTCACAGAGCTtcccgcgcaggcgcacggTGAATGCGTCTTTGGGCAAATTTCCGAAATTTCCGTGTGTGCCGTCCCTGAGCACAGATGGTACGTACATATCCGTGATTCGCCATTCGCAATTTCGAAGACACCCACAATGCTCTAGCAGCGCGAGTGCTCTCGGTGGCTGCGCCCAGCTGGTTCTGCGAAGCTCCTCCACTTCTAGCGTCTATTTCGCGTTCAGTGGTCTCGAGGTACACATACCTCCATGCGCGAGCGGCTCCGCTTCTGACAAGAGGTGTTTTGGGCGGGGGTTTTCACGGAGCATTATCTGCTGAGAGAGTTGAGCTAAGCTGACACTATGACGTCTGCCGTGCATTGCAACCCCCGCGTCCAAATCGGTTAAGGCCCCAGTTGATAATTTGCTATCAGCCGTTGTTTCCATCCGCAAAGCCTTATGCTCACGTTGTCTTTACGAGTCTCTCTAAATTACAGGAACCTAACCGAAACCGACCACCGCTGCAAATGCTACCCATGGAAGAGCTTCCCTACGCACTGGTGAGCGCTGCTAGTCCCTGGCAATCCGATGCCGCCAATAAGTTAGGACTGCCTGCCTTAGACACACAAATACCGCACTATTTGTTAGAGCTACGTAGAAAGAAACACTTCATACCTGTCAAGCTTCACGCAAGGCGGCTCCGTACATTCACTGGCGTTGCAACACTACCAGAGACTCCCGCTGTACACGTTAGACGCGCacctcctcttcgcgtctgAGTATAACACGCGGCTGCGTACTTGCTGGTCCCACATGAGTGCTTTTTGCATGATTTCTTGTATGCTTTCAGCTTTTGAGCGATATGCCACAGGGGACTGAGAACGTCGATGACCTTGTCGTCCGGTCTGCTATATACGTCGCCAAAACCGCAGGCTCTACGGACGTGGAAGTATCCAAGAAGGCCCTGTTAGCCGTGAGTCCCCCGAAGCTTAGCCGAAGCCTGCAGTACATTTTCAACTTCGCTACAATCTGTCATAGAAAAGCACAGGGGGCGCACGCCTTCTGCCAGCCTGGCCCCTTGGTCTGAAGCGAACCGGACCTTTAGCCCCATGCGTAGGACGCTTCTCGCCGATACTGCAGTTCAGTGACTCCTCATTAACTCTCGCTGGTGCTTTCGAGCCGTCTGCGAAGGAATTGAAGGCGACTGCGTGCTATCCGTTCCTCTGTATCTGCTTGTCTTTTTCAGTACGCTGGTATTGGTGAAGCTCCAGCGCCGTCGTACAACGAGGCGTTTTCACCCCCCACCgtcgagcagcgccgcgaaatGTGTCACGCTTTCTTTCCAGAATGGGATGGGTCGGAACCCCATGACCTGGGGCAGCTCGATGCTGAGGATCTCGGATTTGACCAAGAAGGGTTCGATCGTGCTGCCCGGCCAGCCGTGTTCCTGGGCAAGCCAAGAGTATTTGGCAATACTGCGGACGCTAGTGGGGAGTGCCTTTTTGCAGCGTTGTCTTTCTACCTCACTGGCGAACCTACCAACTACGTAAGCGTGCGAACGAGACTTGCAGACTATATTCGCGCGGATCCGTATTCCGTGCCCAAGCATGCAATGCTGAACGATCTGCGTGGAGCCGGCGTTGCTCACTCGGCCGACGAGCAACTGTCGTCCTTAGCAAACAAGTACGCCGACCTCGTAGAAAAGCCGGCTCATTGGGGGGGGGATGATCTCTTACCGGTGTTCGGGAAACTAGCACAATGTAATGTCTGGGTCTATGTTCAAGCGCAAGACGGAACCGGTGGAATGGGAAACCACATCGAATCGTGGCAGCTGTTCGGAGAATTCAAACCAGGTCGCCCTTCGGTTTATCTATGCCACAGACCTTCCAAAAATCACTGGAGTTCGGTGATGGAAGTCCGGTCTTACTGATTA
This DNA window, taken from Besnoitia besnoiti strain Bb-Ger1 chromosome III, whole genome shotgun sequence, encodes the following:
- a CDS encoding hypothetical protein (encoded by transcript BESB_049480); translated protein: MKAVALHFQLLLGVQLLALFSGFVPCWCADVGPPQASPPTANALHESTPHAEEHHSDLDGKGSVAFSGARAIGALGKKRIMSLKKSGRIVVLLAFAFTVLGMSAWIRRCRPSRSGLPAQDGRTPRLLAAGGDEDKARSSEGSGECVRHSTMTLKSPVIWGSEDVVPHLSR
- a CDS encoding hypothetical protein (encoded by transcript BESB_049490), which produces MEPNRNRPPLQMLPMEELPYALLLSDMPQGTENVDDLVVRSAIYVAKTAGSTDVEVSKKALLAYAGIGEAPAPSYNEAFSPPTVEQRREMCHAFFPEWDGSEPHDLGQLDAEDLGFDQEGFDRAARPAVFLGKPRVFGNTADASGECLFAALSFYLTGEPTNYVSVRTRLADYIRADPYSVPKHAMLNDLRGAGVAHSADEQLSSLANKYADLVEKPAHWGGDDLLPVFGKLAQCNVWVYVQAQDGTGGMGNHIESWQLFGEFKPGRPSVYLCHRPSKNHWSSVMEVRSY